ACTCCCGATCTAATACTAATGTACTACTGTATGGATAGCAAAATCTATAGGAAAATTTCCTATTTTTCATATACAATAACATTTGGAAAAACATGAAAAAGATTATTCTGGCTGCCATAAACAGCCGCTCATCACATAGCAATCCCACTCTGTTCGCCATTAGACAAATGCTGAAAAAAGAAAAGGACTTGCAAACGGTCTTAATCGAACTGACGATAAATGAGAACTGGCGCGACGCTCTGGCGAAGCTGGCCTCTCAAAACGGAACGCTTTATCTTTTCTCCGTATACATATGGAACAGAGAGTACATTGAGAAAATGATACCTCTTCTTAAAGCAATATTACCCGATGCAAAAATGATTCTCGGCGGCCCGGAGATTAGCCACAACATCGCTTACTGGGAAGATAAGACATGGGCGGACATTCTTGTTTCGGGACAGGCTGAAGACTTTATCCCCCATCTTCTGACTTACCGGGAGAAAGTATACTATTCCGCCCACACGCCTATAAACAATGTGCCCTTTCCCTATGATAAAAATGACCGGGAAATCCTGAATGGCCGTCTTGTCTATTATGAAGCATCAAGGGGCTGCCTTTTCAATTGTTCCTATTGCCTGAGCGCCTGCCGCCAGGAAAGACCGGAATACAGAAACATTGAAACCGTAAAAAAGGAAATGAGAAAACTGATAGACCTCAATCCCAGGATCGTCAAAATGGTTGACCGGACCTTCAATTCCGACAGGACCTACGCCAGAGAGATCTGGGATTTCCTGATCAAACTGAATCCACCCGTTCCCTTTCATTTCGAAATCCATCCGGTCTTTCTGGAAGATGAGGACTTTAACATACTAGCCAAGGCCCCGGAAGGCCTGTTCTTCTTCGAAGTCGGGATTCAGTCAACCGACAAAGATGTTTTGAAAGCCGTAGACAGACCCTGGAACCGATCCGGTGAGAAAGAGAATATCGATCGATTGTGCTCTCTAAAAAATATTCATACCCACCTGGACCAGATAGTCGCTCTTCCGCTGGATACACCGCAAAAAGCCAGGCATTCATTTAATGAGATTCTCAACCACCGTCCAGATGATTTTCAGCTGGGCTTTCTAAAAATACTTCCCGGGACACCATTAGCTGCCAGAGCCGGGGAATTCGGACTGGTCTCTACCCCCTTCCCGCCCTATGAAGTTGTAAAAACATCATCATTTTCATTTGATGATATACAGCGTTTCTACAGAACAGAGGCGGATTTGAACCGTTATTACAACAGCGGCTATTTTCCCGGGACTGTAGGATTTCTCATGAGCCGCTTTGCCGACCCCTGGACTTTTTTTGAAGAGTTGGGCTCTTATTCCCCTGAGAACCCCCTGGCAAAACAGTGGCCTGTACTGGCTGAATCACTGTTTCTTCTGAGCCTGAAGCATTTCCCGGATGACAGGGAATACCTTATCGATCTTCTCCGGTACGACTGGTGCCCCCATGCTTCGGGTCAGAGCTACCCTCCCCTTATCAGATTGGAAGTGGATAACCGGATTAAGGACATTCGCAGAGAAGCCTATAATCTCTTTGAGAACGAAATCAACGGATTTACCAGAAGAAGCTTCAACCATTCCATTCTGTTTGTACCTGTCAGTTCGCGCATGAAAAAAGAGCATTCCGATGAGATAACCCTTTTCTACCGCGAAGAGAGCACGCCGACTCCCGTGAGAATGAAATTGGATCGCCCTTCTATATTCAGCCGCGATCTTACCTGATCAAATCCAGCCGAGAGGTATGAATATAAGCATCATAAGA
The Spirochaeta isovalerica genome window above contains:
- a CDS encoding B12-binding domain-containing radical SAM protein, producing the protein MKKIILAAINSRSSHSNPTLFAIRQMLKKEKDLQTVLIELTINENWRDALAKLASQNGTLYLFSVYIWNREYIEKMIPLLKAILPDAKMILGGPEISHNIAYWEDKTWADILVSGQAEDFIPHLLTYREKVYYSAHTPINNVPFPYDKNDREILNGRLVYYEASRGCLFNCSYCLSACRQERPEYRNIETVKKEMRKLIDLNPRIVKMVDRTFNSDRTYAREIWDFLIKLNPPVPFHFEIHPVFLEDEDFNILAKAPEGLFFFEVGIQSTDKDVLKAVDRPWNRSGEKENIDRLCSLKNIHTHLDQIVALPLDTPQKARHSFNEILNHRPDDFQLGFLKILPGTPLAARAGEFGLVSTPFPPYEVVKTSSFSFDDIQRFYRTEADLNRYYNSGYFPGTVGFLMSRFADPWTFFEELGSYSPENPLAKQWPVLAESLFLLSLKHFPDDREYLIDLLRYDWCPHASGQSYPPLIRLEVDNRIKDIRREAYNLFENEINGFTRRSFNHSILFVPVSSRMKKEHSDEITLFYREESTPTPVRMKLDRPSIFSRDLT